Proteins encoded in a region of the Prunus persica cultivar Lovell chromosome G4, Prunus_persica_NCBIv2, whole genome shotgun sequence genome:
- the LOC18781398 gene encoding calcium/calmodulin-regulated receptor-like kinase 1: MKGEPAGLIIGVSIGVVIGVLLAISGFFCIRYHRRRLQIGNSSSRRTATIPIRANGADSCTILSDSTVGPDSPVKSGRNGSSFWLEGFKKSNVVSMSGIPQYSYKDLQKATYNFTTLIGQGAFGPVYKAQMSTGETVAVKVLATDSKQGEKEFQTEVKLLGRLHHRNLVNLIGYCAEKGQHMLIYVYMSKGSLASHLYSEKHEPLSWDLRVLIALDVARGLEYLHDGAVPPVIHRDIKSSNILLDQSMRARVADFGLSREEMVDKHAANIKGTFGYLDPEYISTRNFTKKSDVYSFGVLLFELIAGRNPQQGLMEYVELAAMNTEGKVGWEEIVDSRLNGNFHMQELNEVAALAYKCVNRAPKKRPSMRDIVQVLSRMLKMRHNRMHMKSLSSVTDEVTIDLNQPETKIQMAEHRREESADSIADTYEV, encoded by the exons ATGAAAGGCGAGCCGGCTGGGCTGATAATCGGGGTATCTATAGGAGTAGTGATTGGAGTGCTTTTGGCAATTTCTGGATTCTTCTGCATTAGGTACCATAGGAGGCGCTTGCAGATAGGGAACAGCAGTTCTCGGAGGACAGCCACTATTCCTATCCGTGCTAATGGTGCTGACTCTTGTACTATATTGTCAGACTCGACCGTTGGTCCAGATTCGCCTGTAAAATCCGGACGCAATGGTTCCTCCTTCTGGCTTGAGGGATTTAAGAAGAGTAATGTGGTCTCAATGTCTGGAATACCTCAGTATTCTTACAA GGATCTGCAAAAAGCAACCTATAACTTTACAACATTGATAGGGCAAGGTGCGTTTGGTCCTGTGTACAAAGCTCAGATGTCAACGGGTGAGACTGTTGCAGTTAAAGTTCTTGCAACTGATTCTAAACAAGGGGAGAAAGAGTTCCAGACTGAG GTTAAGCTATTGGGAAGGTTGCATCACAGAAACCTTGTGAACTTAATTGGATATTGTGCAGAAAAGGGGCAACATATGCTTATATATGTCTACATGAGTAAAGGCAGCTTGGCCTCTCATTTATACA GTGAAAAGCATGAGCCGTTGAGCTGGGATTTGAGGGTTCTTATAGCTTTAGATGTAGCAAGAGGCTTGGAGTATCTTCATGATGGA GCAGTTCCTCCTGTAATACACCGCGATATTAAATCTTCCAATATTCTGTTGGATCAGTCCATGAGAGCCAGG GTAGCTGATTTTGGACTTTCAAGAGAAGAAATGGTGGACAAACATGCAGCTAATATTAAGGGCACGTTTGGTTATCTTGATCCTGAGTACATATCTACAAGAAATTTCACCAAGAAAAGTGACGTTTACAGCTTTGGAGTTTTGCTCTTTGAACTCATAGCTGGAAGAAATCCTCAACAAGGTCTCATGGAATATGTTGAGCTT GCTGCAATGAATACGGAGGGGAAAGTTGGGTGGGAAGAAATTGTGGATTCCCGTCTTAATGGGAACTTCCATATGCAAGAGCTCAACGAAGTGGCAGCTCTTGCATATAAATGTGTCAACCGTGCCCCAAAGAAACGGCCTTCCATGAGAGACATTGTACAAGTGCTATCACGGATGCTCAAAATGAGGCACAACAGGATGCACATGAAATCCTTGTCATCTGTAACAGATGAAGTCACAATTGACCTGAACCAACCGGAAACCAAAATCCAAATGGCTGAACATCGAAGAGAGGAGTCTGCGGACAGCATAGCTGATACCTATGAAGTATAG